From the Callithrix jacchus isolate 240 chromosome 22, calJac240_pri, whole genome shotgun sequence genome, the window GCGCCCATCAGCGCTTCCCAAGTGCCCAGCTGGGTGGGGGCGAGGGCAGAGGCGTTCCCCGCAGCCCCGCCTTTGTTCTCCAGGCCCCCCACCCTTCCCCCCAAACCCCTGTACCCCACAGACCTGCTCGAATGGAGAGGGGCGGGGCGGGCTGCGCTCCTTCCCAGGGGTCGCCTCGCGTTTGGGGCGCCGCCCGCAGGAGATCAGCCGGTGAACTCGCTGCGGCCTGGCCTTGGCCGAGACCCCTGCCCCGCAGCCGCCGAAGCCCGCAGCCTGCAGCCACCCGGATCCCGTGCGGGCTccgcccaggaggcagaggaggggccGTTCCCGGAGCGGGGGATGGGGGAGGACCGAGCGGGGCCGAGTCTTGGGCGGGGCTTGCAGAAAGCGGGTGGGCGGGGCTGGAAGCTGCACGGAGCGTCTAGAGCCCGCCCTAGCCAAGCAACGTCTCATTTTTCCCAACTGCGTGTAGAGAGCTCCTTCTATGCCCACGGCTGTTAAAAGCACGGAGTCTGGGACCTAGTTCGAGTCCCAGTTCCACCACTTTGTAATCTTGTGACTTTGGAGGCGTTACTTGACCTCTTTGAACAGCGTTAGTTTTTCCGTCCGTCAAATAGCTCATAGCAAGAGTACCCAACCTCACAGAGTTGTGGGAGGGTTATGATTTCAGTTAGCGTTTGTCAAGTGCAGTGCTGGCCCTAAAGTAGGCTGGGGCAGGCGCAGCGGCCTGcaataccagcagtttgggaggatgaggcaggagaatcacttgaggccaggagtttgagactagcctaggcatcataaggagacctcatctctactaaaaataacaaaaattagccaggtttagtggtgtgtgactgtaaccccggctacctgggaggctgagacgggaagattgcttgagctgaagAGATCGTGGCTGCGGTGAGCCATaattgcgccacagcactccagccttggcaacagagcaagaccctgtttcagataaataaataaataaaaataaatgagagccGGGCCcagtggtttatgcctgcaatcccagcactttgggaggccgaggcaggtggaccacttgagttcaggagttcaagaccaccctagccaacatagaaaaacaccaactctacaaaatacaaaattagccgggcatggtggtgcgtgcctgtaatcccagctacttaggaggctgaggcaggggaattgcttgagcccgggagatggaggttaaagtgagctgagatcgtaccactgcactccagcctggacgacagagcgagactctgtctcaaaaaaattaataattaaaaagtaaatgaggctgggcacagtatctgatgcctgtgatcccaacctttgggaggctgaggcaggaggactgcctaaGCTCAagggttcaaggccagcctaggcaatataaaGAGATCccgaatctacaaaaaaaattttttttaattagctggccatggtgacacacacatatagtcttagctagttaggaggctgaggcaggaggattgcttgagcctgggagagagaggctTCAGTaggctatgactgtgccactgccctccagcctgcgtgacaaggcaagaccttatctctaaatagagaagaacataaagtGGGTTGGATCTCTGTGAAATACACAGGCTTTGCTGGTGTTGGAATTCCAGCAACTTCGCCTCTGAACCCCCACTGCCTTATGGTAACAAAAGTAGCTGCCCCAAGAGCTGCCACATGGATGAATGGGGATGAAGTGGGTTAGTTAGGAGGCACTGGGTTATGCTTAGTAACAAGCACCCCCAAGACTTCATGGGCCCAACAGCTAAGGTTTGGTTCCCATCATGGTGGTTTTGTGAAGAGAAAATGCAGCAAATTATGCACTGTTTTGCAGCACTTCCCCTTGGAAGGGGTACAGGCCACCtctgctcacatttcattggtcaaagcaagtcacgtGGCCACCCCCAAAGTCACTGGGGTGGGAAATATGATTGTACTCTAGGATCACAACCATCTGGGACTGGTGGCATGtgacagtagtcccagctacttgggaggttgaggtgggaggatcgcttgagccaggagttggaggctgcagtgagctatcatgccactgcactcctgactgggtgacagagcgagaccctgcattaaaaacaagacaaaatgccgggtgcagtggcttatgcctgtaatcccagcactttgggaggctgaggtgggtggatcacctgaggtcgggagttcgagaccaacctgaccaacatagagaaaccccgtctctactaaaaatacaaaactagctgggcatggtggcacgtgcctgtaatcccagctacttgggaggctgaggcagaaaaatcacttgaactcaggaggcggaggttgtggcgaaCCAAGacggcatcattgcactccagcctgggcaacacgagcaaaactccatctcaaaaaaaaaaaaaaaaagacaaaacaaataatacatgATATACCAGTGGTTAACAACATGTCTGgtatacagcaggtgctcaatacatgGGCATCATTATAGGAGAGGCTTACAGGCTACAACGCCTGATACTCCAAATCATCATGCTTCAtgaatggggaaactgaagccctcAGCTCTACCCTTGCCTGCCTCTCGCCCTGCTTCTCATGGGGGgtgaaaaaaaagacagcagccatTTCCAAAGAAGCATTTATTGGCATGCAGGGTCCATGCTAGAGGCTCCTTATTTCCAGGGCCAGGCCGGCGAGACAGAACCCATTGCTCAGGACGCAGCCCAGATTGCAAAGAGAGGACAGGCCATGGTAGCGGAAGAAATTCTGGCGGAGAGCACTGTACTTGGGGTCCTTCTCTCGCAGCTGGCGGTACGGATCGGGGCCCTGGTGGCTGCCTGGTACCTCCCCGCCCAGGCCCCGCTCCTTCTCCACCATTTGCAGGGCCCACATGGCAGCTGTGGTGCGGGGCTCCAACCAGCGGGCGTTGACAGTGGCCAGCATAAGGCTCAGGAACAGCAGGTAAAGCTGGCAGGGACAGCCAAGGAGAAGGTAAGCCATGCCTGGGAGGCCAGAGGGGCCCTAAGGAGGGCCCTTCTCAACAgcacaggggtgggggtggggacagcacTGGATCAAAAGCCTGCCTCCCTGTCTTTCCTTGAACCCAGACTGAGGGCCCCAAAGCAGAGCTCCAGCTCTCCTACTCTGAAACTGGCAGCTCTGAAGGAAAGGCTCCATCCCCACCTCCTCCATCCCCACTAAAACCTCCCGAGCCTCCTCTCCTCTGATACTGAGACTGGAAGTCCCCAAGGTAAGATCTCTTGCCTCAGTGGCCACATCCCAGACCCCAGAAGCTGACACTGGACCCACAGAGAGTGAATAAAAAGTCTTtgagtggctgggcatggtgactcaaggcctatagtcccagcactttgggaggaggtgggtggatcacttgaggtcaggagtttgagaccagcctggccaacatggcaaaaccctgtctctactaaaaatacaaaaattagccgggcatggtggcgcctgcctctaatcccagctacttgggaggctgaggtacgagaattgcttgaacccaggaggcggaggttgcagtgagccaagatcacaccactgcactccagcttgggagacagagcaagaccctgtctcaaacaaacaaacaaacaaacaaaccaaaaaaacccaaaaagtatttgaaggcaggcatggtggctcatgcccataatctgtAATCCTGGTGCTTTCAGAGATAAAGGTGGAAGcaaaacttgaggccaggagttcaagaccaacctgaacaacacagcaagactctcatctctattttcataattaagaaaaatgtttttgtcgTTCTCATGTTGCCAtaaacccatctctattttttgtaAATCTTTGAATACCTTCTGAGTCTGTttcattaaaataactaaaagaaaaaaaaaacagtctgtgAAGTTCTAGTTACCTATAATCCCCTCCTGTCGCTATGAGATTATTCTTGAAAAACCTATCAGGTCTCACTTGCCCACATCTGTGGAACATAATGCAGGCAGGGGAAGGCTAGAGTCGAGAAATCTGAGATGCAGAGATGGTTTCTTGCCTTGTGGCCAAAAAAATGTGTGGAAGGGGGTAGGAAACCATAAATTCCCAGTCGGGCTGGTTTTTAAACAATAAGCCGGGGTCACTATTCCAGCTCAGCTGAGTCACCACAGATTGGCAGCAGGCCCAGCCAGCAGGAAGAGAGGGAACAGCAGCTAGTAGAGAGACGCTGGGGGGGACAGACAGGGCTAATGGGGACTGTTGTACAGGCTGTGCACTGCTCAAAGGTATCAAGAGCCCAGCTTTGTATCCATCAGGAAGAaggggcacttttttttttctggaaaaggtGTAGCCATAGGGGCTCACTGGGGTCTTGAGAACAAGTCTCCAGAGGGTAGTGGTGCTCAAACCCACGTACCTGACTGGCCTCCCAGAATGTGAGCTGAGCCCAGGTGTGCTGTAGAGCCAAGATGCAGAGGTTGATGAAGGCACAGCCCATGGAGATGTGGAAGTAGAAAGGGAAGAGTTTGCTCTGCACTAGGCCGAAGGTATGTCGGGGAAGGCCTCGGAAAAGCAGGAAGCCTGCAGGAAATGGGGGCCATAGGGATGTTAGGGCACTTTCAGGTTCCCCTCTTATTTCCATACCCACTCCAGGTACCCATGACGTCCAAGCTGAGGGTCCATACCTGAGACGAAGGTCACCCACATTTGCATGCCCCAGGCACCTGACAAGACCAGTAGATGGACCATCTTAATCAGGCCTTCCAGGTTCACGCCTTCCTCCATCTTGCAGCCCTGGGAAGGAGGCACCGGGTGGCTCAGAACTTTACCTTTGCCTCGTGCGTGGCCTTCAGACCCTGTGAGCCCGCTCGGGGACAGGGTAAGGGCCAATCCATCAGAGATTCTGGCAAAGCAGCCCAGGAATGAGAGTGAGAAAGGCCCAAAGCAGTCAGGGCCCAAAGACAACCCtcgaccccatctctccaaatgTCAGCGCTCAAGATTTCAGGCTGCCTGGACCTCAATCTCCATGCCACTTCAGAGTCCCCCAAATTTCAGCCCCAGCAGCTCCAGCTCATAGCCCTAGGTTTTCAGGGACCACCCCACTAACTCCCAAATATCACCGCAGGGATCCAGGTCCGACAGCCAAGACCATCCCTCTCACAAGAGAATCCCAGATGTAAGGTCAAGCTCCCCAAAGCCCCCGAGGAAACCCCAAATCTCATCCCGAGGACGCCGATCCCACCGTTAGGAACCGGGACCTCAACCCACAGCGCCCGGATTCCGAGAACAGAGGCGTCGGGGCCAACGGGCTGAATTCGGTACCTCACTCCAGCGCCCCCGAGTGGACAGTGACCCCCTCCTCCACCGTGTCCCCTGGTGGGATTCCCCCAACCAAGAATTCGTCCCGCCTCCCAGCTGGGCCCGAAACCAATCGGATCGTAAATCTGCAGCTTTCTGTCCCGCCCTCTTGGGGACTGACTAATCGATTGGTAGAAACTCACTGGGATCCGCCCCCTCCAGGGGCTTTTATCCAATTACACCGCGGCTACTAAGCGTGAAGGCGCCAATGAGGCCTTTGGCTACTCCAGCAGGGGCGGAACTAAAATGCCGGCCACACCCCTCTCTGTGACTCCTTCAGTCTTTGAGCTTTTTAATGCGATGGTGTCCCCGCGGGATCAAATTTCAGCGTCACAGCTGAGGCCTGGCTTCGCGGTCCCTGATGGGAGATCATGAACAGGTGGTATGTGGTAGATGGGCGTCTATAGCCCGGAGGGTGCAGAATTCACAAGCCAGGGGGCGGGGCCAGGTTGATGACCCCGCCCCTTCCCTAAATAATTTTCCCTAGAGGGACGCGGAAGCAAAACCGGGGTGGGCGGGGAGAGAGGAGACACGATTGGGGACCTGAGCTGCTTCTCAAATGCCTCTCCTTTTCGCCTCCAAGCCTCCCAGGCTTCCTACGGTCCCTAAGTCCCAGGTTGTCAGCGTGACATTTCATAGCAAACACAGATTCCCATTACTGTATACCACGCACTGGCATGGATTAATACATTTCATCACAACAGTCCAATAAGGTGGATATTATgacatcccttttt encodes:
- the TMEM205 gene encoding transmembrane protein 205, encoding MEEGVNLEGLIKMVHLLVLSGAWGMQMWVTFVSGFLLFRGLPRHTFGLVQSKLFPFYFHISMGCAFINLCILALQHTWAQLTFWEASQLYLLFLSLMLATVNARWLEPRTTAAMWALQMVEKERGLGGEVPGSHQGPDPYRQLREKDPKYSALRQNFFRYHGLSSLCNLGCVLSNGFCLAGLALEIRSL